The proteins below are encoded in one region of Periplaneta americana isolate PAMFEO1 chromosome 11, P.americana_PAMFEO1_priV1, whole genome shotgun sequence:
- the LOC138709103 gene encoding myb/SANT-like DNA-binding domain-containing protein 3, whose protein sequence is MAAEHKLYTAEEKLLLIDLVGKHKILEDKRTDIISLSKKKKTWEDVCNAYNEEANVTKRTVQQLKKCWVNIKSKRKKELAHETRERLKTGGGPPPDNTTEFPELDLVVPHLSHNVGFLFDNDALQVNNSQLSTEAVSVVEANPEDLPQQHEADMTGNLDDSSEVPATTSCRNKQKFSPRPLPRKTVIETELKSRLNRLQCQINYDEELHSLRKEEIKYTIDLAKERLENERKAEERRIISFEREETRKQQAFEAEERRKEEIHRSKMSLLGKN, encoded by the exons ATGGCGGCTGAACACAAATTGTATACAGCAGAGGAGAAattgttattaattgatttagtgggtaaacataaaatattggaAGACAAAAGGACAGACATAATTTCTTtgtccaaaaagaaaaaaacctgGGAGGACGTATGCAATGCATACAACGAAGAAGCAAATGTTACGAAG CGTACTGTTCAGCAACTgaaaaaatgctgggtaaatattaaatcgaagagaaagaaagaattggCCCATGAAACAAGGGAAAGACTGAAGACAGGTGGTGGTCCACCACCAGACAACACCACAGAATTCCCAGAACTAGACCTTGTAGTGCCTCATTTGAGCCATAATGTTGGCTTTCTTTTTGACAATGATGCATTGCAAGTCAACAATTCACAGCTTTCAACTGAAG ccgTGAGTGTTGTCGAAGCAAATCCAGAAGACCtaccacagcaacatgaagcagACATGACAGGCAACCTAGATGATTCAAGTGAAGTGCCTGCAACAACATCCTGCAGAAACAAGCAAAAATTCTCCCCTCGTCCTCTACCCAGAAAAACTGTGATCGAAACAGAGCTGAAATCAAGGTTAAATAGACTTCAATGCCAGATTAATTATGACGAAGAACTGCACAGCCTCAgaaaggaggaaattaaatacacaatAGATTTGGCTAAAGAACGACTAGAAAATGAAAGGAAAGCAGAAGAACGTAGGATAATATCTTTTGAAAGAGAAGAAACTAGAAAACAACAGGCTTTCGAAGCAGAGGagaggagaaaagaagaaatacacagaagtaaaatgtcacttttgggaaaaaattag